A region from the Natronomonas salsuginis genome encodes:
- a CDS encoding isocitrate lyase/PEP mutase family protein, giving the protein MTTYGDTLRDRLARDELLVCPGVHDPLTAAVADHVGFDVIYMTGYGTSLSKIGYPDGGFITMPEMIENAGNIQERIDVPLIADADNGYGNATNVIRTVREYIKAGVGGIHIEDQTFPKRCGHTKGRQVIPREEAVGKIAAAADVRDERDEGFVIIARTDARGTGGGSLDEGIERVNAFLDAGADVAFVEGPTDEAELERVGRAVEGPLVYNFVGDLGTSPYVDLDDLESWGFDIVLFPIVSTLSTIANVHADLSVFADDPVESMRRVDEAFSGTPVGSLHEFSGFPEVLEWESAYLPESDREKYEGSIGDELDG; this is encoded by the coding sequence ATGACGACGTACGGCGACACGCTCAGAGACCGGCTCGCGCGCGACGAACTGCTGGTCTGTCCGGGCGTCCACGACCCCCTGACAGCCGCGGTGGCCGACCACGTCGGCTTCGACGTCATCTACATGACCGGCTACGGGACCTCGCTGTCGAAGATCGGTTACCCCGACGGCGGTTTCATCACGATGCCCGAGATGATCGAGAACGCCGGAAACATCCAAGAGCGGATCGATGTGCCGCTCATCGCCGACGCGGACAACGGCTACGGTAACGCGACGAACGTGATTCGGACAGTCCGAGAGTACATCAAAGCCGGCGTCGGCGGGATCCACATCGAGGATCAGACGTTCCCGAAGCGCTGCGGGCACACGAAGGGCCGACAGGTGATCCCGAGAGAGGAGGCCGTCGGCAAGATCGCGGCTGCGGCCGACGTCCGCGACGAGCGTGACGAGGGGTTCGTCATCATCGCGCGGACCGACGCTCGCGGGACGGGCGGCGGCTCCCTCGACGAGGGTATCGAGCGGGTCAACGCCTTTCTCGACGCGGGGGCGGATGTCGCCTTCGTCGAGGGGCCGACGGACGAGGCAGAACTCGAACGCGTCGGCCGAGCGGTCGAGGGCCCTCTCGTGTACAACTTCGTCGGCGACCTCGGGACCTCGCCGTACGTCGATCTCGACGACCTCGAGTCGTGGGGCTTCGACATCGTGCTGTTCCCGATCGTCTCGACGCTATCGACGATCGCGAACGTCCACGCCGACCTGTCGGTGTTCGCCGACGACCCCGTCGAGTCGATGCGGCGCGTCGACGAGGCGTTCTCAGGGACACCAGTCGGCAGTCTCCACGAGTTCTCGGGGTTTCCGGAGGTCCTCGAGTGGGAGAGCGCCTATCTCCCCGAATCCGACCGCGAGAAGTACGAGGGTTCGATCGGCGACGAGCTCGACGGCTAG
- a CDS encoding hydantoinase B/oxoprolinase family protein — MSTTPDFVGDHDIDQTTLDIIESTLANTREEMDRVVETTAISPVIREQSDQFPLIADRKGRMVMGQFGSAIDTIIENSPFEVDDLEDGDVIATNDPYMCAGAVSHTPDMLLLRPIFYDGDLVGYSSQWGNLMDVGGKTPGSMPVQARTIFEEGMRLPPVKLYKQGEFDSELLETFAHNTRLPEHAEADIKALAAGTKAAETRVHGLCDRFGKETYVEGCDAILDRTRDGMIDLIREFVPEGERYTFEDYVDDDGMGNGPIKLHLEIYREGDTVHLDWTGTDEQVPGTVNFLLNEKMFKMFTGVFLIMAFDPLLTFNDGYYDLFEVTLPEGSVVQPEFPAALGNRLPMMARQFDVLQATFSKLIDGFSVAGSYGTSPNLVYAGTDSEGNDFQMLEILYGGIPARPGGDGLDGHSWWPLFRTVPAEYQEAYYPLTIDEYSTRADTGGPGEFRGGHGITKVYTFEEPGAITFQDDRAHTYPWGVDGGTHAERSQKRLVRADGSEETLPSKVENVPVAAGDKLVFSTAGGGGLGDPLDRDPDVVATEVRRGLVSESAAESAYGVVLSDGAVDADATEARREAIRADRDDPPEFDYGPLPDEEDLEAEIAAERREFEDGDR, encoded by the coding sequence ATGAGCACCACGCCCGACTTCGTCGGCGACCACGACATCGATCAGACGACACTCGACATCATCGAGAGCACGCTCGCGAACACCAGAGAGGAGATGGACCGGGTCGTCGAGACGACGGCGATCAGCCCCGTCATCCGCGAGCAGTCCGACCAGTTCCCGCTCATCGCCGACCGGAAGGGTCGGATGGTGATGGGGCAGTTCGGCTCGGCCATCGACACGATCATCGAGAACTCGCCGTTCGAGGTCGACGACTTAGAGGACGGCGACGTGATCGCGACCAACGATCCGTACATGTGCGCCGGCGCGGTGTCACACACGCCGGACATGCTGTTGCTCCGGCCGATCTTCTACGACGGCGACCTCGTCGGTTACTCGAGCCAGTGGGGGAACCTGATGGACGTCGGCGGGAAGACGCCGGGCAGCATGCCCGTCCAGGCGCGGACGATCTTCGAGGAGGGAATGCGGCTCCCGCCCGTCAAGCTGTACAAACAGGGGGAGTTTGACTCCGAACTGCTGGAGACGTTCGCGCACAACACCCGCCTACCCGAGCACGCCGAGGCCGATATCAAGGCGCTCGCGGCGGGGACGAAGGCCGCCGAAACGCGCGTTCACGGGCTCTGCGATCGGTTCGGCAAGGAGACGTACGTCGAAGGGTGCGACGCCATCCTCGATCGGACCCGTGACGGCATGATCGATCTCATCCGCGAGTTCGTCCCGGAGGGCGAACGCTACACGTTCGAGGACTACGTCGACGACGACGGGATGGGCAACGGGCCGATCAAACTCCACCTCGAGATCTACCGGGAGGGCGACACCGTCCACCTCGATTGGACCGGCACGGACGAGCAGGTCCCGGGGACGGTGAACTTCCTGTTGAACGAGAAGATGTTCAAGATGTTCACCGGGGTCTTTCTCATCATGGCGTTCGACCCGCTGCTCACGTTCAACGACGGCTACTACGACCTCTTCGAGGTGACGCTGCCCGAGGGGTCGGTCGTCCAACCGGAGTTCCCGGCGGCGCTCGGCAACCGCCTGCCGATGATGGCCCGGCAGTTCGACGTGCTGCAGGCGACGTTCTCGAAGCTCATCGACGGCTTCTCCGTGGCCGGCAGCTACGGCACCTCGCCAAACCTCGTCTACGCCGGTACGGACTCGGAGGGCAACGACTTCCAGATGCTCGAGATCCTCTACGGCGGGATCCCGGCCCGCCCGGGCGGCGACGGCCTCGACGGCCACTCGTGGTGGCCGCTGTTCCGGACGGTGCCCGCGGAGTACCAGGAGGCGTACTACCCGCTGACGATCGACGAGTACAGCACTCGAGCCGACACAGGCGGCCCCGGCGAGTTCCGCGGCGGCCACGGCATCACGAAGGTGTACACCTTCGAGGAGCCGGGCGCGATCACCTTCCAGGACGACCGCGCACACACCTATCCGTGGGGCGTCGACGGCGGTACACACGCCGAGCGGAGCCAAAAGCGCCTCGTCCGCGCCGACGGCTCCGAGGAGACATTGCCGTCGAAAGTCGAGAACGTCCCGGTCGCGGCTGGCGACAAACTCGTCTTCAGCACCGCCGGTGGCGGTGGCCTGGGCGATCCGCTCGACCGCGACCCCGACGTCGTGGCGACCGAAGTCCGGCGAGGGCTCGTCTCCGAATCGGCCGCCGAATCGGCGTACGGCGTCGTCCTGTCCGACGGCGCGGTCGATGCGGACGCGACCGAGGCGCGCCGCGAGGCGATCCGCGCCGACCGCGATGACCCGCCGGAGTTCGACTACGGCCCGCTCCCGGACGAGGAAGACCTCGAAGCCGAGATCGCCGCCGAACGCCGCGAGTTCGAGGACGGAGACCGGTGA
- a CDS encoding 5-formyltetrahydrofolate cyclo-ligase — protein sequence MVDKDAIRTRLWDRLERDGIARFPFPPHGRISNFDGARAAAERAMALPELASAAAVKANPDAPQLPLRRRLLKNRTTVYMAVPRLADAACFVELDPAELSDLDAAPTVSHMDDHGTRLGPDALPKLDAIVVGSVAVDASGARIGKGEGYSDLEYAILREFGLVDGDTTTVTTVHDTQVVEETLTTDAHDVPIDVVCTPTRTIRTDAGPKPAGIDWSALDEARREEIPILDRLAP from the coding sequence ATGGTCGACAAGGACGCGATCAGAACGCGGCTCTGGGACCGCCTCGAACGCGACGGAATCGCGCGCTTTCCCTTCCCGCCGCACGGCCGCATCAGCAACTTCGACGGCGCGCGGGCGGCGGCCGAGCGAGCGATGGCGCTCCCGGAACTCGCGAGCGCCGCCGCGGTCAAGGCCAACCCCGATGCCCCGCAGTTGCCGCTCCGTCGTCGGCTGTTGAAGAACAGGACGACGGTGTACATGGCCGTCCCGCGGCTTGCCGATGCGGCGTGTTTCGTCGAACTCGATCCCGCCGAGCTATCCGACCTCGACGCCGCACCGACCGTCTCGCATATGGACGACCACGGGACGCGACTCGGGCCGGACGCCCTCCCGAAACTCGACGCGATCGTTGTCGGTAGCGTCGCCGTGGACGCCTCGGGAGCGCGGATCGGAAAGGGCGAGGGCTACAGCGATCTCGAGTACGCGATTCTCCGGGAGTTCGGTCTCGTCGACGGCGACACGACGACGGTGACGACCGTCCACGACACGCAGGTCGTCGAGGAGACGCTCACGACCGACGCGCACGACGTGCCGATCGACGTCGTCTGTACGCCGACCCGAACGATCCGGACCGACGCCGGACCGAAGCCGGCAGGGATCGACTGGTCGGCGCTCGACGAGGCGCGCCGCGAGGAGATCCCGATCCTCGATCGGCTCGCTCCGTGA
- a CDS encoding HalOD1 output domain-containing protein: protein MVGGELQVSEGVVRAVARRTHRDETELPPLYDQIDPGALDSLINGMTDGEVSFAYAGCDITVGSDGSVHVGDRRTVGPGSVPASGD, encoded by the coding sequence ATGGTTGGGGGAGAACTACAGGTATCGGAAGGCGTCGTGCGGGCGGTCGCGAGGAGAACGCACCGAGACGAGACGGAACTTCCGCCGCTGTACGATCAGATCGATCCTGGCGCGCTCGACTCACTTATAAACGGGATGACGGACGGCGAGGTGTCGTTCGCGTACGCTGGCTGTGATATCACGGTCGGTAGCGACGGATCGGTTCACGTCGGGGATCGCCGAACCGTCGGACCCGGCAGCGTCCCCGCGAGCGGCGACTGA
- a CDS encoding DUF7533 family protein has protein sequence MALGIVRTLQLAATLVVAGPIGMVGVFNVLEGRPALGAFFILASLGLVLVSEYIYIRLTSRTLGGLRRVKNVRGGE, from the coding sequence ATGGCCCTCGGTATCGTCCGAACCCTCCAACTTGCCGCGACGCTCGTCGTCGCCGGACCGATCGGCATGGTGGGGGTGTTCAACGTCCTCGAGGGGCGACCCGCGCTCGGCGCGTTCTTCATCCTCGCCTCGCTCGGCCTCGTTCTCGTCAGCGAGTATATATACATCCGACTGACGAGCCGGACGCTCGGTGGCCTGCGGCGGGTGAAGAACGTGCGCGGCGGCGAGTGA
- a CDS encoding DUF420 domain-containing protein: MSTVRRPQFAREHPRAFAALLTVVGYVVVIGTLYGDLGIYPEISESTVDLLAHAISVVNAATIVCLVLGIRWIKRGEIEKHRAAMLAAFGLILLFLVMYLLKTGGGGRKEIIAGAPLRSLYLGSLGIHIFLSVLAVPFVLYAITLGLTHTPAELRQTAHATVGRVAVTAWLVSLVLGLLAYGMLTFYYGPEQIEFVRGIA; this comes from the coding sequence ATGTCAACCGTACGCCGCCCGCAGTTCGCTCGGGAGCACCCACGCGCGTTCGCGGCCCTCCTGACGGTCGTCGGGTACGTCGTCGTGATCGGGACGCTCTATGGGGATCTCGGGATCTACCCCGAGATTTCCGAATCGACGGTCGATCTGCTCGCACACGCGATCTCGGTCGTCAACGCGGCGACGATCGTCTGTCTCGTTCTCGGGATCCGTTGGATCAAACGCGGCGAGATCGAGAAACACCGCGCGGCGATGCTCGCGGCGTTCGGGCTCATCCTCCTGTTCTTGGTGATGTACCTGCTGAAGACCGGCGGCGGCGGTCGAAAGGAGATCATCGCGGGCGCGCCACTCCGGAGCCTCTATCTCGGTAGCCTCGGTATCCACATCTTCCTCTCGGTACTGGCCGTGCCGTTCGTCCTCTACGCGATCACGCTCGGGCTGACGCACACGCCGGCCGAACTCCGTCAGACCGCCCACGCGACGGTCGGGCGAGTGGCGGTGACAGCGTGGCTCGTGAGCCTCGTGTTGGGACTGCTCGCCTACGGCATGCTAACGTTCTACTACGGTCCCGAACAGATCGAGTTCGTCCGCGGAATAGCGTAG
- a CDS encoding isochorismatase family protein, translated as MTDPETTAEVRERYGVGAFGERVGVGDRPALVVVDLINAFTDPDTNLGSELGGMLDRVAVLLDAFRAHDLPRYFTTIAFEDSYGDAGRFVEKVPALRELRLGTEAVEVDDRVEPIGDERVILKKYASAFFGTDLSTELTTDGVDTLVVTGVTTSGCVRATAVDSLQHGYRTIVPADAVGDRADEPHRANLFDIDAKYGDVVASADVIDHLEDGEGS; from the coding sequence ATGACCGATCCGGAAACGACGGCCGAAGTGCGGGAGCGGTACGGGGTCGGCGCGTTCGGCGAGCGCGTCGGAGTGGGCGACAGACCGGCGCTCGTCGTCGTCGACCTGATAAACGCCTTCACGGACCCGGACACCAATCTCGGCTCCGAGCTCGGAGGCATGCTCGATCGGGTCGCCGTACTCCTCGACGCGTTCCGCGCACACGACCTGCCCCGGTACTTCACCACGATCGCCTTCGAGGACTCGTACGGCGACGCCGGTCGCTTCGTCGAGAAGGTCCCGGCGCTCCGCGAACTCCGGCTCGGCACCGAGGCCGTCGAGGTCGACGACCGAGTCGAGCCGATCGGCGACGAACGGGTGATCCTAAAAAAGTACGCCAGCGCCTTCTTCGGCACCGATCTGAGCACCGAACTGACCACCGACGGCGTCGACACGCTCGTCGTTACCGGCGTGACGACGAGCGGCTGCGTTCGGGCGACGGCCGTCGACAGCCTGCAACACGGCTATCGGACGATCGTCCCCGCTGACGCCGTCGGCGACCGGGCCGACGAGCCTCACCGGGCGAACCTCTTCGACATCGACGCGAAGTACGGCGACGTGGTCGCGTCGGCGGACGTGATCGACCACCTCGAGGACGGTGAGGGATCGTGA
- a CDS encoding riboflavin synthase: MFTGIVESTGEIVSIEDTDEGRRLRVTAPFCDELEYGQSVAISGACLTVEEFDDDTFELYLSAETLERTYLDAVAVGDRVNLERALPADGRFDGHFVQGHVDGVGDVTHIEQVGGDWTFGFSLPDELRRYVVEKGSIAIDGISLTVAALDEEEFTVAIIPATYELTTLSEKSIGDPVHLEVDVVAKYVESLTEGYQ, from the coding sequence ATGTTCACCGGAATCGTCGAGTCGACGGGCGAAATTGTCTCGATAGAGGACACCGACGAGGGACGGCGGCTTCGCGTCACCGCGCCGTTCTGTGACGAACTCGAGTACGGACAAAGCGTCGCGATAAGCGGTGCCTGCCTCACCGTCGAGGAGTTCGACGACGACACGTTCGAGCTGTATCTCTCGGCGGAGACGCTCGAGCGAACGTACCTCGACGCCGTCGCGGTCGGCGACCGGGTCAACCTCGAGCGCGCGCTTCCCGCAGACGGGCGCTTCGACGGCCACTTCGTGCAGGGACACGTCGACGGCGTCGGCGACGTCACCCACATCGAGCAGGTCGGCGGCGACTGGACGTTCGGCTTCTCCCTGCCGGACGAGTTACGGCGGTACGTCGTCGAGAAGGGCTCGATCGCTATCGACGGCATCTCGCTGACTGTCGCGGCGCTCGACGAGGAGGAGTTCACTGTCGCGATCATCCCGGCGACCTACGAGCTGACGACGCTCTCGGAGAAGTCGATCGGCGATCCCGTCCACCTCGAGGTCGACGTGGTCGCGAAGTACGTCGAGAGCCTGACCGAGGGCTATCAGTAG
- a CDS encoding ABC transporter permease, translating into MSRLGRIAAETRASWYAFVRRRTAVFFTFFFPIILILIFGALIRTDPTGGGLFAEPAGYYVAGYLAVVVLFTPLSRVGSEVARHREGNRFEKLATTPLSRPEWLVAQTLVNVAVIGLASLVILAMVLLVTDASFVASPLVVPYVALGVALFCGFGAVLGSVAGSQDGVIAASNGVAIPLLFLSETFVPPALLPEWFVPFMQLSPLTYFARGLRSATYGAPADVGASGAGLVGTDPLLNLLVLAGLAVGFFAVGAYALPRTD; encoded by the coding sequence GTGAGTCGGCTCGGCCGGATCGCCGCCGAGACCCGAGCGTCGTGGTACGCCTTCGTGCGGCGGCGGACGGCGGTGTTTTTCACCTTCTTCTTCCCGATTATCCTGATCCTCATCTTCGGCGCACTGATCCGAACCGATCCGACGGGCGGCGGCCTGTTCGCCGAGCCGGCGGGCTACTACGTCGCCGGCTACCTCGCGGTCGTCGTGCTGTTCACCCCGCTGTCGCGCGTCGGCAGCGAGGTCGCCCGCCACCGGGAAGGGAACCGCTTCGAGAAGCTGGCGACGACGCCGCTATCGCGCCCCGAGTGGCTCGTCGCGCAGACGCTCGTCAACGTCGCCGTCATCGGCCTCGCCTCGCTCGTCATCCTCGCGATGGTGTTACTCGTCACGGACGCGAGCTTCGTCGCCTCGCCGCTCGTCGTTCCTTACGTCGCGCTGGGCGTCGCGCTCTTCTGTGGGTTTGGCGCGGTGCTCGGAAGCGTCGCCGGCTCACAGGACGGCGTCATCGCGGCCTCAAACGGCGTCGCGATCCCGCTGTTGTTCCTCTCGGAGACGTTCGTCCCGCCGGCGCTGCTCCCCGAGTGGTTCGTGCCGTTCATGCAGCTGTCGCCGTTGACGTACTTCGCGCGCGGGCTTCGGTCCGCGACCTACGGAGCGCCGGCCGATGTGGGAGCGAGCGGGGCGGGACTCGTCGGGACCGATCCGCTCCTCAACCTCCTCGTACTCGCGGGGCTGGCGGTCGGCTTCTTCGCCGTCGGCGCGTACGCGCTCCCGCGGACGGACTGA
- a CDS encoding hydantoinase/oxoprolinase family protein has protein sequence MTHNLGVDVGGTFTDVIVFDETTHDLTIEKVLSTPENPSQGVLTGIESATEKAGTTVSELDLLFHGTTVVTNMLLEETGSRVGLITSAGHEDILHLARAWTPGPLYGWMAMEKPDPLADLVDTRGVSGSISSPDGAVSESLDETEVREAVNELADSGVESLTVALLNAYLNPVHEERIREIVAEEAPDLPVSISSEIVPEYGEYERTLTTVINDYARPQVIRYLDDLDDSLEAAGSSAKMNVVRSDGGLMSSRAAKNHPVELALSGPSGGVVGAATIAGTKGVPDVLTLDMGGTSTDVSLVEDGTPETSRQTKVGYREFKSRSVDVNTVGAGGGSIARVQLSGSLQVGPESAGADPGPACYGQGGEEPTVTDANVVLGRIPSTVQLGGRMDLDRDAAHEAIATIAEERGTSVEEAAQAILDIVNENMHGALRVVSVERGYDPRDFGLVAFGGAGPMHANALADVMGAYPLIIPPGPGVMSAFGFLTSDIQNEFAETYLETDLDVDGEDVHDELRTLREEATEWLDSEGVDEADHAFEYYAECRYFRQDIRMSIPVDVDNLRSDTGLAEIKDDFETRHERQFGFALDAPLEIANLRVIGKGTVEGVAIDEHELADADPSAAEVGTESIYFDGEYRETPVYDRTDLLPGNELSGPAIVVDDDSTVVVQPDHVATIDRYANIEINRGESQ, from the coding sequence ATGACACACAACCTCGGCGTGGACGTCGGTGGGACCTTCACCGACGTGATCGTCTTCGACGAGACCACCCACGACCTCACCATCGAGAAGGTCCTCTCGACGCCTGAAAACCCCTCGCAGGGCGTACTCACGGGCATCGAATCCGCCACGGAAAAGGCCGGCACCACCGTCTCGGAGCTCGATCTCCTCTTTCACGGCACGACCGTCGTGACGAACATGCTACTCGAGGAGACCGGTTCCCGCGTCGGGCTCATCACCTCGGCGGGCCACGAGGACATCCTCCACTTGGCCCGCGCGTGGACGCCCGGACCGCTGTACGGCTGGATGGCCATGGAGAAGCCGGACCCGCTGGCGGACCTGGTCGACACTCGCGGCGTCTCGGGCTCGATCAGCTCCCCCGATGGGGCGGTATCCGAATCGCTCGACGAGACCGAGGTCCGAGAGGCCGTCAACGAACTCGCGGATTCGGGCGTCGAGTCGCTGACCGTCGCGTTGCTCAACGCCTATCTCAACCCTGTCCACGAGGAGCGGATCCGCGAGATCGTCGCGGAGGAAGCGCCCGATCTACCGGTGTCGATCTCCTCGGAGATCGTCCCCGAGTACGGCGAGTACGAACGGACGCTCACGACGGTGATCAACGACTACGCCCGCCCGCAGGTGATCCGGTATCTGGACGACCTCGACGACTCGCTGGAGGCCGCGGGGTCGTCAGCGAAGATGAACGTCGTCCGCTCGGACGGCGGGCTGATGAGCTCGCGCGCGGCGAAGAACCACCCCGTCGAACTCGCGCTGTCGGGACCGAGTGGTGGCGTCGTCGGCGCCGCGACGATCGCCGGCACGAAGGGCGTCCCGGACGTGCTGACGCTGGACATGGGCGGCACCTCGACGGACGTCTCGCTCGTCGAGGACGGCACCCCCGAGACGAGCCGACAGACCAAGGTCGGCTATCGGGAGTTCAAATCCCGCTCCGTCGACGTGAACACCGTCGGCGCGGGCGGCGGATCGATCGCTCGCGTCCAGCTGAGCGGCTCGCTGCAGGTCGGCCCCGAGTCGGCGGGCGCGGACCCCGGTCCGGCCTGCTACGGCCAGGGCGGCGAGGAGCCCACCGTCACCGACGCGAACGTCGTCCTGGGTCGCATCCCCTCGACGGTCCAACTCGGCGGGCGGATGGACCTCGATCGGGACGCTGCCCACGAGGCCATCGCGACGATCGCCGAGGAGCGCGGGACCTCGGTCGAGGAGGCCGCCCAGGCGATCCTCGACATCGTCAACGAGAACATGCACGGCGCGCTCCGAGTCGTCTCCGTCGAGCGCGGCTACGATCCCCGCGACTTCGGACTCGTGGCCTTCGGGGGCGCGGGCCCGATGCACGCCAACGCCCTCGCGGACGTGATGGGCGCGTATCCGCTCATCATTCCGCCGGGCCCCGGCGTCATGTCGGCGTTCGGCTTTCTCACCTCCGACATCCAAAACGAGTTCGCCGAGACCTACCTCGAGACGGATCTCGACGTCGACGGCGAGGACGTCCACGACGAACTCCGTACGCTCCGCGAGGAGGCAACGGAGTGGCTCGATTCGGAGGGCGTCGACGAGGCCGACCACGCCTTCGAGTACTACGCGGAGTGTCGGTACTTCCGTCAGGACATCCGGATGTCGATCCCCGTCGACGTCGACAACCTGCGGAGCGACACCGGCCTCGCGGAGATCAAAGACGACTTCGAGACGCGTCACGAGCGCCAGTTCGGGTTCGCGCTCGACGCGCCGCTCGAAATCGCCAATCTCAGAGTGATCGGCAAGGGGACCGTCGAGGGCGTCGCGATCGACGAACACGAGCTCGCCGACGCCGATCCCAGCGCCGCCGAGGTCGGCACCGAGTCGATCTACTTCGACGGTGAGTATCGAGAGACGCCGGTGTACGACCGAACCGATCTGCTGCCCGGAAACGAGCTGTCGGGCCCGGCCATCGTCGTCGACGACGACTCGACGGTCGTCGTCCAGCCCGATCACGTCGCGACGATCGATCGCTACGCGAACATCGAGATCAACAGAGGTGAGTCCCAATGA
- a CDS encoding DUF7533 family protein: MKLLDTITLFGTVVLAAPIGLLGVEFLVEGRLVAGAGFLFVALALVVGGYLKPSVNGIVADTVADIVTEDSDARDEETYKD, from the coding sequence ATGAAGCTGCTGGATACGATCACGCTCTTCGGGACGGTCGTCCTCGCCGCCCCGATCGGTCTCCTCGGCGTCGAGTTCCTCGTCGAGGGGCGGCTCGTCGCGGGCGCGGGCTTTCTGTTCGTCGCGCTCGCGCTCGTCGTTGGCGGATACCTCAAACCGAGTGTAAACGGGATCGTGGCCGACACCGTCGCCGACATCGTCACTGAGGACTCCGACGCCCGTGACGAAGAGACCTATAAGGACTGA
- the larC gene encoding nickel pincer cofactor biosynthesis protein LarC yields the protein MHTLAFDGRTGASGDMILAALLAVGANPDALSPVEAALPVEYRIGETTKNGIAATTVDVLVEETNGNETAADDGHEHEHDHSHEHGHHDHTHDSEEHAHHHGHDHSHEHEHTHAEGAGPNRTYAECREIVAEMDLPEPAEADALAIFERLGEAESRVHGTDLDATHFHEVGADDAIADIVGAALLVDDLGVGRVVTTPVSAGGGEASMSHGTYPVPTPAVTYIAEAAAWTLRGGPIETELLTPTGAAILAHFADGVESLPPLSIDRVGYGAGDKSFSDHPNVLRATVGESSGGLVRDEIRVLETNVDDATPEVLGGLHERLADAGARDVSVVPTTMKKSRPGHQIRVIVKPSDVAEVARSLAAETGTLGIRETSATHRWIAERSIESVSIDVGGDSYEVSVKVASDDAGKTYDVSAEYDDCAAVAAESGAPIREVIRCAESTYRESN from the coding sequence ATGCACACGCTCGCGTTCGACGGCCGGACCGGGGCCAGCGGCGACATGATCCTCGCCGCGCTCCTCGCGGTCGGTGCGAACCCCGACGCGCTCTCACCCGTCGAGGCCGCCCTCCCCGTCGAGTACCGGATCGGCGAGACGACGAAGAACGGGATCGCCGCCACGACCGTCGACGTGCTCGTCGAGGAGACGAACGGCAACGAAACCGCCGCAGACGACGGTCACGAACACGAACACGACCACAGTCACGAACATGGCCATCACGACCACACGCACGATAGCGAGGAACACGCACATCACCACGGGCACGATCACAGCCACGAACACGAGCACACACACGCGGAGGGGGCAGGTCCGAACCGAACGTACGCCGAGTGCCGAGAGATCGTCGCCGAGATGGACCTTCCCGAACCGGCCGAAGCGGACGCGTTGGCGATCTTCGAACGCCTCGGCGAAGCCGAATCGCGCGTCCACGGTACCGACCTCGACGCGACGCACTTCCACGAGGTCGGCGCGGACGACGCGATCGCCGACATCGTCGGTGCCGCGCTCCTCGTCGACGACCTCGGCGTCGGGCGCGTCGTGACGACGCCCGTCTCGGCCGGCGGCGGCGAGGCGTCGATGAGTCACGGGACCTACCCGGTGCCGACGCCCGCGGTCACCTACATCGCCGAGGCGGCCGCTTGGACGCTGCGCGGGGGACCGATCGAGACGGAGCTGTTGACGCCGACCGGGGCAGCGATCCTCGCGCACTTCGCCGACGGCGTCGAGTCGCTGCCGCCGCTGTCGATCGATCGGGTCGGCTACGGCGCGGGCGATAAGTCATTCTCCGACCACCCGAACGTCTTGCGCGCGACGGTCGGCGAATCGTCGGGGGGGCTCGTCCGCGACGAGATCCGGGTGCTCGAAACGAACGTGGACGACGCGACGCCCGAAGTCCTCGGCGGCCTCCACGAGCGACTCGCCGACGCCGGCGCGCGCGACGTGAGCGTCGTCCCGACGACGATGAAAAAGTCCCGGCCTGGGCACCAGATCCGGGTGATCGTCAAGCCGAGCGACGTCGCGGAAGTGGCCCGGTCGCTCGCCGCCGAAACCGGAACCCTCGGAATCAGAGAGACGTCGGCCACGCACCGCTGGATCGCCGAGCGTTCGATCGAATCCGTCTCGATCGACGTCGGAGGCGACAGCTACGAGGTATCAGTCAAAGTCGCCAGCGACGACGCCGGGAAGACCTACGACGTGAGCGCGGAGTACGACGACTGTGCGGCGGTAGCCGCCGAATCCGGCGCGCCAATCCGCGAGGTGATCAGGTGCGCCGAGTCGACGTACCGGGAGTCGAACTGA